The Bacillota bacterium genomic sequence CGGTGAGTACGGCGGAGTTGCGATTCCGTCCCATATAGACAGGCCGGCATACAGCGTAATATCCAGTCTTGGCTTCATTGCCCCGGAAATGGGATTTCACACGCTTGAACTTTCATGCGGCACTTCAAAGGAAGACACCGTAAATAAATATCCTTATTTAAATAAAGGGTATAGATTCATCCGCGATTCGGACGCACATAGTCTTGAATTCATATCCGAAAGAGAAAACTGTATAGAAACAAATGGAAAAGAGCCTGAACAGATCATAAGCGCGCTTTCCATACTTTAAAAAATCTTGCATCAAATGTCGAAAAATGTTTGATTTTTAGCCCATACCAATGTATAATTTTTAATTGTGGTTTGCTGCCTTCGATTGTTAATTTCTTAACGATTGCCATATAATGTATAGTGAAAGCAGATCATATACAATGTAAATTCAATTTAAATATTGATAACAGGAGGAATTTAAATGAGTTCAAAAACTGCCACAATCCCGTTCACCGAAACGGCAGAGCAGGCGCAAAAGCTTCAGGATCTTATTGTGCGTTATAAAGACGTTCAAGGAAACCTGATGCCGGTCATGCAGCAGGCACAGGACATCTATGGCTATCTGCCGATAGAGGTTCAAAAAAGAATTGCAGACGGACTTGACGTTCCGCTTTCTGAGGTTTACGGGGTTTCGACATTTTACTCTCAGTTCAATCTTCAGCCGAAGGGCAAATACAAGATTGGTGTTTGCCTTGGCACAGCGTGCTATGTTAAAAATTCCGCTGAGGTATTTGAAAGAATTAAGATCGTCCTCGGGATAGACAACGGCTGCTGCACACCTGACGGCATGTTTTCACTTGACGCCACAAGATGTCTTGGCTGCTGCGGACTTGCACCTGTAATGATGATCAACGATGATGTTTACGGCAGACTTGTCCCTGAGGAAGTCGACAAGATTATAGACAAATACAAGAAATTGGAAGTTAAATGACAGAACTATCCCTCAACATTTTAGACATTGCCCAAAATTCCGTTAAAGCCAAAGCCTCAAGGATAGAAATTACAGTAGATGAGTATACGGCTCTCGACAGATTCACCATTGTTATTACAGACAATGGCTGCG encodes the following:
- a CDS encoding NAD(P)H-dependent oxidoreductase subunit E — encoded protein: MSSKTATIPFTETAEQAQKLQDLIVRYKDVQGNLMPVMQQAQDIYGYLPIEVQKRIADGLDVPLSEVYGVSTFYSQFNLQPKGKYKIGVCLGTACYVKNSAEVFERIKIVLGIDNGCCTPDGMFSLDATRCLGCCGLAPVMMINDDVYGRLVPEEVDKIIDKYKKLEVK